In the Colletotrichum lupini chromosome 4, complete sequence genome, ttattaaaagggtactaatactactagcgagacgttataaaagactacgacggtaagccctaacgtagtaatttattattaataacgaggtaattaacactttttatataataaaagagaaagccgatttcgagctagcggttaaactatataaagaaggcgtaattataactattaaaaagccgtataagaaattagatcttattaaaataaatactcttcgcgattaaggggtctatcgatttatcttatataacttagaaaaatatataaacctccgtatatttaaattacgaatagttcgtaagattaaaaaaaaaggaataccctagctatataagaagtttagatacgtaatttaggggtatagcgacgtcgaaaaggcgacgctacttatataattacttactatatagcgctatagctaacgattaataatagtactaatagtattgctacggaagaagggatacgagatttagagccgtgatattacctaggcctatacctaatcggccatagggcttataaagagaatcctggcctatttactaaaggaaatagctagtaaatgcctagaaagtacgattattaaagtgcttaagctactatataggctcgtagaatcgggtacttattagtaggctacttattataatttttatattaattaactattaatagttacctctacgtacgacccgtacttactagtcgcggagtacaaaggcgactaatttaggattattaaaatatagaccgacgatatattaagcctatttaatattaactttataaagaaagaggataaagagctttaaaaagcgggcttcgtaacgaagctaaaagaggtctttataataaatacccccctagtatttaacagcgggatttttataattaaaagggaaaccgtcgtcttttagtaaaaggggtagggtaagaagattaacttcgttaatctaaatataattaatattaagaagcggtataaggctaagcttgcgcgaggggtatatattataagtatttattagcccgaagtaacgtttaattacgctaaggtagtataggctataaacttaactaaacgggacgtcgaggtacttaataagtagcttaagtagtaataaacgaatctcgatcgaggtcttatttattacctaattaaccttgcgactagtaagctttacgtctttattaataggttatttacgaataataacgaccttactttataattagggtatattattatcctagctaataagagtatgggcgagagcgaatttactatatacggtaatataatttattacttattaactaaaagtaagtaggtaacgagaagtatactagcgtcggaggtttatagtatagttaacggcgttaacctctcttatatagttttaacgacgctaaagaagattactaatcgaattagccttctacttattctaatagttatttatatagattcctactcgctatacgaatactttattaaattaggaacgacgaaggaaaagaggcttataattaatattatagcccttaggtaattatataaaaggcgcgagatactcgagatccgttagattaataataaaaataacctcgtaaacgcttttataaaagtagtactaaataagggattagagtaattcgtaagtagtaaaaaagttactatacgaatagagggataggttatacgaaaagagtagagaaaagggggaaaaggagacgacttagtaaacgggcccgaggtcgaattatacttctaaccgtagtaattaaatcgataaaagaaagagaaagttagtattaaattagaagtctaattcgaccgcggtatatagctaattacgtaggggctaattaggggccttatttacgattatcgtagctagcttaacttatagttagaacctcttttttatacctacgtagatatttatatagtttaattaatctctttattaactacggttcgacctaactaccctataatagggatactaacacccTCATGTCTTTCGGAGTAGAGAATTCATTATAAGAATCTAGCCGGTCGGTAATAAAATCAAATACTAATCGACAAGTATTCCGAGTATCAACTGCCTTCTGAGAGCTACCATTACTAAGTCTAGAGccattattataactaggtaCCCTGCGCTTTCCGATAGGTACTTATTCTGCGCAGAATACGTAAGAAGTAGACAATCATAACAGCAGTAACAGTAGCGGTAGCAAGAGCAGCAGCAAGAACagcaatagtaataatacagATAGTAGTAACAGGGCTGGTAGAATtggagcaatggaaagtattTAGCAATAAACTATCGTGTCACTCACTTGACTGAACTAGTGACCGATCATCAGTCGTTGGATAATGAAGAATGTGGAAGCTTGGGTTGGGGCGAGGGGCCGGCGCATTGCCAAGAGTTTCCGGTGTTCTCGATATCAATCCCATCGTCAATGTGCGGAGCGCAAACATCCGCAGTTGCGATAGCGGTGTTTCGAGCGGGTGAGAGATAAGCCAAGAGCAAGGCAAATAACACGAAGTCCAACaggaattattttaataattcatGTTCTATCGTAGAGTTACTATAGGGGTATcgacgtatataaagagaacggttatttattaaaaataaaaaataagtataaagctcgctttagtataaaaagtacgagcgaagtaggccttagtaattatataactaaggttatataatatataataaggctataaatagttaaagctattataatatacccccttaggtaaatatatatttaaaaaaagcgtacttaattacttatattattataaaaaggtttattaaaaacagaaaactaaatactattatataagaatttatttataaaaggaattataaagtaaatcggtttataagtagagttataagcgagggaTAAATCggttataaattaacctctatatttattattataagtaattttaaaataatattattgataaaaagtataactaagggacggcctcttattaattaaataattaacttataagttaagggtaataaatatataaatttcttattattatttatagtaccgactttttttccctttttaacttatacttatattattactatatatatatacccttattttttatttttatacccgcgtttttatatatatatattattaaaaaaaatctttattaataatatcgtttttatttaaatactattaaaacgattaattaaaaactatatttatattattataatataggaagttaagaagtataaatataaaactacggttttaaaaaagagtagtagcTCCCCTAGCCCCccctataagcttaaaataagtaaataatattcttttattttataccttagttataatacggcctcgtttatttaatattgatctaattattttattaaataagtagtaattttataactaaacgagttatttaaaaaagtaataaaaataaaaagggtttataaCCCTCTcccttattcttttttaaaaattaaaaagacgtcctcgttttttaagaaaatagtataaataaagagggtTTATAACCCCTTCCCtcgcctctttttaaataaaaaggaaaaaagaaattttctttaaaaagaataaaaaaaaaattaagtttatagccccctcccttacctctttttaaaaaatataaagtaattaattatatatataatacttttttaactatcgttatttataaaactaattcttaataatagacctttttaatactatttttagtattaaagtttaatataagctaatacttttacttccctcgtttagttataaatattttaaatatattaagagcGCCCTTAGTAACTATTCGAATAGTACGTACTTCTTAAgttcgtatattaataataaatattaacgttattaaacttataaaaagttaggttATACCCTTATTcttaaggggtatatatagttcttaagtataaagttcttatattttaaataaagagtaataaaaaagttaataatagttatagttattaatataaaactacttacattttataaaatatattctaaaccgtcctcgttttatttattatttataacttaatatataaaccctaacttatataataatagcgttatataaggcctttaaatataataatcttttaaataaaaataaaaataagggggtttatataaacgaggccttaataaaagaggtatttataaatactttttttatattaaaagtattattaaaaaaacttattaaggacgtaataatattagctattttacttataaaaataaataatatttaaattagaattaatatttttattaatttatatatccctctaaatatatagctcgtatttaagtcttttttaaataaatatacgcttacttttttaaataaatagcctctttttaaataacttaacggggttattaaaataactttatattcctTAGTTATAAgttacgttttttaattaaaaaccgGGCCCCCCGGGccgttttattactttttaaacgtcctctcgtttagtataattattttttatatattttttatatttaaaagtaatataaaatacttaaacttcgctttaaaaaggttttttataagactattagttagtatttcatttattaatatataaactacttaaaataagctttttaaatacttttattataactatatattttaaatattaacgtaatataaataagttaaaatacgttcctttttttttttataagtttaattatttaataattattataatatactttttatatattactaagcttaagtaagacatttttaaaaaggcgttTAAGAGCGagtatttttttagttatatattctaaacttagtaatttagcttttataattaacgtagttattatattctaacgagctactttttactaaataaagttattaaaaaaagagattataaaattttataaaaatctttaggtctttttattacttataaataaagcgttatttataattaataatatttagttaCCCTCCGagattttaaagtatattattaagtattatataacttaatttataataaaataatactaataggacgggtttattaagaactaagagagtaaagtatatataaaagcgacgTTAGGCCGAATTATAatcgctatatataatattaatctgatctttttttaaaaaaacttagtcttatttagaaatataacccctaagttctttttaattaggattattaataataaggttataagagtaataaaattaataaaatcgaactttttaactactttttcgaaatattaattataaattaaatagattttcttatttagttaactataaacGACCCTTatcttaagatattataaaactagcccctagttttttattttatatttctttttaagccctttagttacttaactagcctcgtaaatatagttttaataataaaaaacgaagatattatttatataaaagaggactaggacctttttaatagaattttaaaataaatacgggtccttatttataaataaaagacctaaatttttaaaaattaacgttagttctttatattataaaaatagagcgtTACGGGCGCTATATAGGGCCCGCTcgagtttaatatatattcttagtttataaaaactatttaaaaactgGTAAATAATAGGGGGGttacttagttttttaattatatttaaaaaagcgtttataatattatattaataaacttttaagtcgaattaaataataataattatagctaccctaaacgtcttagttattaacgttattatataagttttttCTAAGGAGTATCGTTTTTAAAGGTCccccttaatataaattctcgctttataacgattaaagtaattattattatttagtttataattaaatacttatttaaagaatattagtttaaaaataactaacgccctattaactactttctaaatatttatttcctttagcttttaaatttttaactatattatttttataaattaactttttaaaagttttagtattttaaaaacttccttttacttttttaaaacaaTAATTagataatttatataaacttagttaaattaaactacgGTAAGTAAAACGTATtttgttttattaattacggtataaacgtaataatatagtatttaatacccctaagttactttattaattactttttattaattaagtatatacgtattaaaaaaggagtccTAGTCTCTTTTtacctaaatataaaaaaagtattacttgagttactcttattaactcgggttttaaataaatatttttcgtaattagttttttaacttctagctttatttagtatacccgtcctcttcttagttatatatactaattatattaaagttactaactaagttatttactatttttattttttaatataagcttgcTTATTAAAGGggtttattagggtctaattaagtaaaaggatcttctttataaaagctttaagaagtttttatttttatttatatatatattatatttttaatttttttaataaaaagattaacttcttttataacctcgcttataactttaattagctaaataaggtttatatttaactccgaatttttaaaatttaaggTTAGTTTAAGaataaatagttacttactttatttatttaaaaacgaactaggcttttttataaccttatttattttttataaaacgagtataagtaataataactactttttattattaattaatataacctcttttttatttataattctaagtaattagagcttaagtttaattattataaatagttattaaattttatttattacggcccttaacttaagtaaacgaattataattttaatattattttttaagtaaaaagctattttattaaatattatattttaaataataataacttttaaaagcgagggaatttagattttatataagttataggtatttagtacgtaatttataaaatatttaatatatcccttctattttattttaaagcgtctcttattaattccttttttataatcctttttaaaagggtacgctttataattatatacgtacgtttatttttaataaagacgtagattataaataagctttagtatatttattaattattattacttaaagtaataaataaactagacttttttagtttaaattagtaatagctagttagtacgttacttagggctaatattatataaataggctatagttaatatagtttttacttaaagttcgtttagtaagctagttattaatattatattaattactttattaataatttcctaatTAGCTCGTTCCTCTCTtctatttagtttttttatatataaaggagtagtttttaaatctaTTCTTAGCTCtcgtacttatatttagaaacgagttttactattaattacgattattatacgttttatattttattaaatcttgtaaatagctatatacttttatatatatatttattatttaaaaaggtataagactttaaatattatattataggtttttataacttataaaaagacgaagatcttatttaaatactcgtttttaattaatattaattacttattttatttataaattaataagtagttaaagaggtcctataagatcttataataaggttaggttattttttattttaaagtacgttataagataacttattttatataaatagttatataatattaatattttaaatagtttagttttttaatctttactttttaaatagctaagacgagctttttaagtattattaatataaaatatctagatttaaaatactaaagctaggctatatttaattagttattccttaattaatataaagaacgtaGGTACTAAGCGCTACATATtagaattatattaataaataaagattaatttctaaataaaaaataggataaatagggtttatattttaaaaaaactaaattaaCCTTcctcttaagctacttaataataacgttcttaaattcgttactaaactaaagggtataattaaaacccgagtactaaatactagttttttaaaaaagagcttctaatataacgtttatataaaagttcttaataaaaccgatattataaaaagtaaagtattttattttaagcccttttaattttataaaaatattatatataatcctcgttcccttaataataataaaataagaggccgttttaaaatctatattttttaaactattactttattaaatagaatttagttttaaaagcgattagttattaacgaaataaataataccgtagttatttataaatatatttttaaaaaagaagtataagttagtaaaggggataaagaagataataaaattattatttttatttatttctatacttagcttaggGAATAGAccgacgttaataattataattataatatttaaaaaataagttcccttaaagttctttttattatttaacttattaattttaatcgtttttttaaaataacttcggttattattactttatttggAAAGgggttttatataaatttaacctttttaaataaaattagtatagaggttaatatacttttctgagtttaaataagaaattattttctaaatatcgttagtacttagttaaatatattttaacttcgttttatttattaaaataagctctatttttatatagtttattaatttctagtaataggtttttttataaaaatagttagtaaataaattaagagtcgctttattttacttaggggaatttaagtaacttattaatattataaatattataagggtttatttataacttttattatatactacttttttatataaaaagtcgttaaaaatcttagtataataccttatattaaagatcgcttcttttttttattttaatttaataatcttagcgagcttttaattaaactaatttaaaataaaataatatatagttatataaaaaaaagttttcGAAATAAGAGTACCTTAGactttaagtagtttaagttacgtagcctaataataagctaaaaaaaagtctttaatttaaattaataagctaatactaaagttcgccctatttataattacgttaaattccttttttataattagaaacgaactaaagttacttagtacgtatttttatttaaaaacttaaattatagtataaagggagtagtttaagaaattaataagctctttttttacgttttttaagattttttaagtaattgTAAAAGAGATCtagcgatttattaatttatataatctctttttttataaataagagattattttaaatatagtttattgaataaaagaggtatattctttaataaaacgtacttaatttattattatagcctttagttttattgaaataattagttactcAATTcgatcgtttttatttaagggtttaattataataaaaggtttaattatagcctcgcttcttaactatttagtttattattaaataaactccttaagtctttattaatatttaattaaggccgttttatatacttatttttaagtagtattttatattttaatatactccttaattaaaagaatagacttaataaaaagtaatagatttaataaagaaataaagttatttaggtttaataagtcctaaaCGTCCTTTAACTAggccttaacttataaaacgaggtattacttaaactaatcttattagtaattaagcttttatttagaaatattaataatctttttaaaagatattggtttatttaaaaataaaattaataaatataatagggggttaaataatattataaaaaaggatataataaactatagtccttaagaaataactttttaataaaaatataggggTTTAAATTagagctaagtttataattattataaagttattataagggtattaatatatataaaaagaacggttatttattaaaaataggaaATAGGTATAAAGCTCGCTTTAATATAGAAAGTACGAGCGAAAtaggccttagtaattatataaccgaggTTACGTAACGTGCGGTAAGGCTATAGATGGTTAAAGCCATTACGACATGTTCGTAGTCGATTAATGTAATTAGTAGTGCAATTTGATGCCCCATGTTTGAGACGCAACGAGTTCAAGCTCGATATCGATGTCACAGGTTTCCTGCCTCAAAGTCCCGCTCTCTTTGAGCCCTCCGCTCCTCGCGATGGGCTTCCACTCTCTTCCGCGCTGCCACTAACAGGGCCCTGGCTTCTTTCTTGCGAAGTCGTTCCTCGGGAGAAGCTTGGCGTTCCCTTGCCATGTCGTCCAGCATCTTTCTAAGTTCTTCGGGCGGCGTCTCGTGCTGTAGTTTGCGGAGGTAGGCGGTTGCAGTGACCATGCTGATGCCGGACATTTCATTCTCCTTGGCATTGGCGTCGGTGGGAGATGAAGAGTTGTTTGACGACATTATGGTTGTTGAAGCAGATGGTGGATTAATGTGATTCGCGGATGAAGACATGAAGACGGCCTTGGATAGGCAGTCCGTCTCAGAATCAAGACAGAGAAAGGAGATATGTGTGAGTGAGTGGGAGGTGAAAAGATAGACGCCAAATGACGGGTAGTGCAGCCCGTTTTGTAAGAGAATGGCAGAGCCGTAGAGGTCGCGATGTCACCGGCTTGAATCCTGCAAGGGTAGCAACCCAAGCTCAGCCCTATGCATCGGCCTAGTCCGGGGGGGCTAAATCTTGGGTATTTCCGACGTTCCCCATGTTTTACAGTTTTGCAACTCTTATGCAAGGGGCGATGCCATGAACACAGGGAGAGGGAGTTGTCACTGGCGCCTATTCATACATCAATGGAGATATCATCCGCATCCTTGCAGCTAGCTACCTTACTGTGGAATTGTTGTCATAAGGGTTTCTGGAGATAAGTTTCGCTGGTTTACCTAACATGCTGTGATGTTGGCACACCGAGGTACCTCGACGACAACGACTTCGAGCACGTCAAAGTCAAACAAGCTCCCCACTTGTACAGCCTACGTATGCCTCCTTCATCCCGATCTCCTGCAAGATAAGTTTCTCCACAAGAATTAGCACGTCGTTTCACATTAGATATCGGAAGCAGGCACGTATCGATTTGTGAAGTGAAATAGAAGGCTCGTCATTATGGATGTAAATTGTATCACCCGTGGTATCTTTTCCGTCCAGTCATTACAAATACAGGCCCCTGGTTCAGAGGGCGTAATTCTCAGTGTGCAAGTAAATCTCTTCGAGCATATCATCGCCCCATATCGCTGCCTGAAGCCGGGCAACAGTGTTCGCCACACCAACACGCATGGCTGGCGGCCCACACACGAATACCGCCGTTCGCCTGCCGAGGATGCCTCTGCCGTCGGCACCGCCCGTCGCCCATTCTTTCAGCATGTATCCCAAGTCCGGCCGGCCATATTCGACGCTCCAGCCGCCATCGATCTGATGGGGCACTGGGAAAGCAAAGCGCATCAGGCTCTTTTGGAACTCTGTAGGCGTCTCCGGGAAGCCGAAGTCAAAGCCTGAAGGTGGGCCAAATGTGCTGGTGGGACGGGTTTGACCTGCGCTCGGGAGGTTGGTCGTCCTCAAGTGAGCCAGCTCTGGAGGCCGTATTGGCACATCCGAGTTTCGCGGGCTTGTCTCGGGGATCTTCCTTGGGGAGGCAGGTGCGTAGTTGAAGTGCGGCACTTCGCCTTTGGTGTTGATGGGAGGGAAGTGGAACTCGCGCTTTTTGGAAtctctctcttcctcctcgtcgTATTCGCGGCCCTCGAGCTTACGCAATGACTCTTCCTGGGCAGAGAAGCGATTAGAGGGTGGTGGTCCTGGGGGTGGAGGTGGGTATTGATGTGGTTGTAAATATTTCTGCTGCGGTAAGGCGGTAATTCTATCCTCTTGCTCGGCGCGCAATTCCTGCTCTCGATCAGGATCGCCTTGTGCTACAGACTGGATAAGAGCGGAATTGCGCTTGGAAGCAATTCCTGCCACAAAGCCATCGAGCTTGTCATGGAACATGTGACTCAAGGCCCTCGGTGCAGGACGGTCGTGGCCAGCCATCATCATGGCACGGTTGCGCACTGCTGAAGTGACGAAAAACTTGCAAGTAACACTCTCTGGGGGCGCAGACTCGCGGCAGATTCTGAGCTCTTCACGGAACCAGTCCATGGCTTCGAGTCTTTTGAGGGCCCATACCACGACCACTTTGCGCGTGATGGCTTTCCCATCACGCATGCGCTTGATCAAGTTGAGTAATTGCGACATCAATGCCGTGATGCCACTCCCACCGGCAATGAGGATACAGGTGTCGAAGGCTGCTAGGTCCCTTCGCATGCCTCCATATGGCCCATCCAAGAAGGCGCGGTATGTGTGGAATGGCCCCCTCTCGATGGCCATGTCGAGGACCTTCCGCGTGAAGCCACCATACGGCTTGAAAACCAGCACGCAATCACGGTACTGCTCGCCGTACTCGGAAGGAAAATC is a window encoding:
- a CDS encoding ferric reductase like transmembrane component — translated: MATRICDLADAATKTAAQLAKRIAITPKPDSPPGLIEALTVDPWSKSGKYGMGWTYFALALMGTVLFMRSWHFWQDKIRQAIYKQEVEEYYANLYNTDPDYAHAVHTGQAQHFFPDSEGLGEKQFKPRAHFSSVGFVNDTLALFRWVFYRPIPDFVWGSHRFTFSSLAVVTCGLIALAFVTLYCFLQQPLYWQSIQFGSPPIAIRAGMIAVALTPWIIVTSMKANVLSILIGIGPERLNVFHRWAGYLCLFLSLVHTIPFYVQPVWDDGGMDVFSRLFPGGSGVIYGTGIACLVPLVWLCVASLPFIRRVAYELFVMLHVPVGMVYVGLLFWHTKNYLASWDYLWATVGIWVLCYAIRLINLNWTRPWRLSFMVGDEAAISLLAENAIKITIPTQMRWKPGQYVYLRMPGVAFFDNHPFTISSLCSEDFPSEYGEQYRDCVLVFKPYGGFTRKVLDMAIERGPFHTYRAFLDGPYGGMRRDLAAFDTCILIAGGSGITALMSQLLNLIKRMRDGKAITRKVVVVWALKRLEAMDWFREELRICRESAPPESVTCKFFVTSAVRNRAMMMAGHDRPAPRALSHMFHDKLDGFVAGIASKRNSALIQSVAQGDPDREQELRAEQEDRITALPQQKYLQPHQYPPPPPGPPPSNRFSAQEESLRKLEGREYDEEEERDSKKREFHFPPINTKGEVPHFNYAPASPRKIPETSPRNSDVPIRPPELAHLRTTNLPSAGQTRPTSTFGPPSGFDFGFPETPTEFQKSLMRFAFPVPHQIDGGWSVEYGRPDLGYMLKEWATGGADGRGILGRRTAVFVCGPPAMRVGVANTVARLQAAIWGDDMLEEIYLHTENYAL